TGTCCACACACAGCCTTTGAGCTGTTCATTTTATACATGAAGTCATAGTTTATTAGAGAGTTAAAAATAATGCTGCAAAGCCTCCTTCTCAAAAAGACTATATTAGTTCTCCCAATACGCATGCGTGTGTTATAATAGCAAGACATGAAATGcccaaaagaaaaacaaaagagaATGGGGTGACTTAGGGTCaaactaaaaaatgttttggatCTTATTTTACTTCACATAAATTGACTCTGTTTTCTGATCAGGACAAAAGAAGAATTCGAGAGGAGATAGAAAAGAAACGAAGAAACATTGAAGAAGAGAAATTAAAGCTACAATATCTAAAGgtatgtatgtttataaataataattataatatattatttacttcagaattattggcacccttgttaaatatgatcaaagtgtttatccttttgatctttcataaaaaaaattattaaaaaaaaaaaaattaacctaTCATTGAAGTAAACAATGGAAAGTGGGGGGAAATCTCATTATGAAAAGAACATTTTCTCTAATTCACGTTGGCCAAAATTATTGGCACCCAATTATTGCAATAtccttttcccaagataacagagtcttcactgtcagaaaaaaaggtacatttctatCACTGgagcggtaccctaaggtacaaaaccgaaaaggtactaatatgtacctttaagcagtggcataactttgttttaaaaagtgggtgggacataaattgcgtatcatatgcacgcgaaaaactgcgtactaTATGCatgccaaagctcattttgacgtatgaGGGGGCGCTcatataatacaatacaaaatgaGCTTTAGCAtgcatatggtacgcagtttttcgcgtgtaTATGATATGCACTATATGGCGTATTAAGGGGGGTAGCATTGCTgatacaatgttatatcagatgtaaaatatgtacaataacaattgcagaaaaatttgttttaagatgtccggaaatcaatcaaatagttcatttattgatatagatcgtttaattattgcatctaaacacaatatagcgttgtgccaagattttttacgtgaataaaggcatatagatttgcacactttgcttataatccatggtctagtctgttaaacttgtcagaagttctcgtttctaatctgccctcgtagcctattttttctctcatcaaaactgAATATCATCAGTACATCAAGAGCACGGAcagttttttgtgcattttgttgtgatctgaccggaacaaatagaaagtctctgcaacggcgttaagcgttcAATTAAAgtgctcgtctgtgtgaagactgcatgacccgcgagagaaatctgcaccactgataacagcggcaataagcgccagatcgcctcgtatttaacaaatgaacaaaattatactcttctagttaaccagagatgttttgtttgtattagttaggttcatccgtgaagcaagatgttctaaaaaagtggtggggacatgtcccacccgttCCACCCGCAAATTACACCTATGCCTTTAAAGTTCTACtgtgtacctttaaggtactaatttgcactcttaaagtactgatatgtaccttttaaggtaccaATATGTACCATTAAGGGGTGAGTAAGGtccaaagatgtaccttttcacttttgtaccttagggtaccaccccagtgacagaactgtacctttttttctgagagtgttcttctataatgcctgatgagtttagAGAACACCTCACAAGAGATAAGAGACCATTCCTACATACAGAATATCTCTAGATTCCCAGCTCCATGCTgatgcttcttctcttcagttcacccCAGTGATTTTCTACAGGGTTCAGATCAGGGGACTGCGATGGCCATGGttagaagcttcattttgtgctccgACAGTGACCCATATCTGTGTTGATTGTGaagtttgttttggatcattgtccggATGGAAGACCCAACCACGGCCCGTTATGAGATTTTTAAGTGTTGGTATTTACTAGAATacatctgaacaagatgtccaggacctccagcaaaaaataggcccacaacattaaagatccagctgTTTTTTTAACCATGGGCTTGGGGTACTTTTTGTCCCTGTTCGCACAAGACCCATCTTATTGGTAGAGAGAAGACAGTGATGaggattaggaggccatgatgagGTCATGCTCCTAGTCATCCTGgtggggttaaaaaaaaaaacttaaatgtgACTGGGAATATACTTTAGAGATATTGTAGGCTACTCATAAAAATttctaggggtgccaataattgtggccaacatgcatatgagaaaaacatttatttcataatgtgagttTCTCCCCACTTTCaattgttttacttcaatgaaaggttagattttttcTTTGTTAATGAAAGGATAAACATTGcagatttatattcatttctctctctttctctctctctctctctctctctctctctctctctctctctctctctctctctctctctctctctctctctctctctctctattcattatataataatatatatatatatatatatatatatatatatatatatatatatatatatatatatatatatatatatatacacaccatTCTCTTTCTCTACCTGGtttatatataaaactatataatatctCTCTTTCTATAATATGCATATTaatatattggctgtttattactaCATCCTAACTATTACTATTCCTATacctaactattaataagcagtagttaggagtttattgaggcaaacgttatagttaatagttagttaattgtggaccctaaactaatgtgtgcatatatatattccaGTGAGTATTAGTACAAATTTTATcattaatagaataataaaGAGTAAAAGatgaattattaaattaatgtttaatttttttttatatcaaattAATCAAATGATCATTACATTATTGCGGCAATTCAGATTGTGTTTGCATCAAGTATCTTGATACAACATGCTGTGTTGCTTTCTTTGcacaaatagaaaaaaactcTGCGAGAACAATGGCTGATGGATGGATTGAGCACCTTGAGCGAAGAGGAGCAAGAATCTGTGAAGGCCCAGACTGAAGATTTCCAACAAAAGACTAAACTCCTGCAGAGCAATATCGACAGGTACTCTCACATCTCCACAAatggaaaatgaaaagaaaCTTTTTACTCTATCACAAATGGTTTGCAAGGTTTTCGGCTTCCTCCTGATTGCGAGAAGTAATTGGATTATACTTGTTTAACCACTGTGATGGGCTTTCAGTGTCAGTCAGGGGTTAGACAGACAGACTTCACTTACAAGTATTACATAAACTGTCTACTTACACAACCCGCCTTGGCAGTGAAAGCCTGTTGACTTACGACAAGCTTTATCTGGAAAAAAACAACCATTACGCAGGAGGTCATACCTGGTACAGGAAGTATGACTAACACAACAAAAGGACAAATTAACTGCAGAAAGGTCTTTTTCAGAGCTAGAAAACAAACCTCTCTGAAATGACTTTAAACTGCTATACAGTTTCTGGTGAAACATTCTCTACCTGGTTTCTCCATGAGGAGCTTTATTTAGATGGAACGGCAGTTTGCTTCCAGTAGTTAAGATCGATTTAAAGGCCTTGAAGGACTAAAAGAGCTTTCTCTTGACAAATAAACTCTGCAATATGATGGCTGCAGTTTAAAACTAGGTGGATTAAGAGTAAAAAAGCAATCAGAAGAAAATCTCCACAATCACAGGACAGGGGTGGCTTATCATTTTCCACAAGTTATCTTGACATATAGGTTCATGGATCCACTCAAAAGATAAATGAGGGGAAACAttctaaaactgaaactaaaaacTCATTTTTCAATATCATCTCTGCACATGCCAAAGGGAATGTTAAAGATTGAACAATACCGAAACGCTACACAAGGAGGAGCCATTATATAGAGTGATTTTCATGAAATCAGGCTACTTTAGACAGGATGAAAACATTTTccttatataaaaaatatattttacatttgatttggATATTGTTTTTTGTCATACAATAcgaaataacaaaaaaacaataataaatgaataaataaaagaaacaaccaatcaggcataacattatgacctaatattgtgacCTAATACCAGGCCACCTTGTTCCATTGCAGcagacaggggtcagcatgggcaccctgactggtctgcgctGCTGCTACGCAACATGTGCTGTCATGTAACTGTAATGTACTGTATATTCTGAcaactttctatcagaaccagcattaacttcttgagcaatttgagctacaatagctcatctgtttgatcggactagatgggccagcctttgctccccacgtgcatcaatgagccttggccacccattaTCTACAtaattctacatcccttaattgTACCCAGTACcgaaacttaacaactaccttactaactattaatgagcattaggagtttattgagacaATAGTAAGATGATAGTGAGAATTAGACATTAATTGGACcttaatctaaagtgtgaccagaGTTGTTTCTGCTGTTTTGGTAACATTGATAATAtgtttaaactgataataagTCACTGGCAAATATGATTCCTAAATTCTTGACATGATTACTGGCTTTCTTTGCAGAATAGAGCTGGAGATTGCGGCTCTGGAGACAAAAGAGCTGGATATTTCTGCAAAAGAGGAGATTCTTCTGAAACAACTGAAGGAGGTGGAGAAAACTCCAGAGGACATCATAAAGGTATTGCTTGTGTAACCACTTTATCAGGCCTGGAGACTCCTTACCGTTTATTACACTGAGCCCCTTAAATTGGATCAGCTTTGTATTGGGAACAAGGGAAATCATTACAATGCAACATGCTGTGAAGATGCCCCTTGGTTTCAAAATTGACGTCAAGATGAAATTGTTTGATGCCAGTTGGTGCTGTGAGAAAAGGATCGGTTTGCGTGATAACTGACCTAATGTGATTTGTGTGAaatttggttttattttatatcttCCTGTTTCTTCATCAAATCCGGTTTTCGTACTGTGCAAACTACTGTATTTCCCCAAAGGAAGTAAATGCAAATATCCTCCCAGGTAAAGAAATGTTTCCTACTTTTTCCTATATTGCCATTTGTACAGCATTCTTCTCATGGCACTTCCTCAACAGACCTTCATCATGTTGTTCCTACAGAGCCAGTCCAATACATCTACACTGCCATACCTGATGTCCCAAAGTGCTATACTCCCACAACTAGGAGGAGAAGTGTCACAGCAGGAAAACCTGAAACTGATGAAGAGCAGGAGAGAAAAGGTACAACACAAGGCCGATGTATTCAGCTAAAACATGTCAGGATttccagaatattttgtttagaCAGAGCAAACATGTCATCAAACTGTCCACTTCTGTAATTATAGCAATTCAAGGtacataaatgctgtttttcatttttcattttcaaacatgaaaaaaatGGTTTCCATAACTGTAATTATGGGCATGACATAAAGGTCAAATTATCAAATTATCACAGCTAAACACAGAAAAGGATATTTTATATACGTAGATGCTGATTGCAAGAtcacaattttttaaaattaaagcaATAAGCCAAAAAAGGCCACGTGTTACTGTGTTTTTACCATGAGTATGGCGTATTTTGAATCATATTAATTATAGCATCTTTCacaaagttatatatatatatatatatatatatatatatatatatatatatatatatatatatatatacaaacccgattccaaaaaagttgtgacAATGTAcaaaaattgtgaataaaaacagattgCTATGATgaggaagtttcaaatttcatttttttattcagaatacttaaactgagaaaaatgtcttattttaagataaaaaataagttaattttaaatttcatggcatcaacaaatctcaaaaaagttgggacaaggccatttTTACTACTGTgcggcatcccctcttctttttataacagtctgcaaacgtctggggactgaggagataagtttctcaagtttaggaataggaatgttttcccattcttgtctaatacaggcttctagttgctcagctGACTTAgatcttctttgtcgcatcttcctctttatgatgcgccaaatgttttctatgggtgaaagatctggactgcaggctggccattttaGTACCCGGATCTTTTCCCGGATCTTTCTTCTACACatccatgatgttgtaattgatgcagtatgtggtctggcattgtaaTGTTGAAAAATGCAACGTCTTTCCTGAAAGAGACAACATCTGAATGGGAGCATATATtattctagaacttggataaaACTTtgagcattgatggtgcctttccagttGTGTAAGCTGCctatgccacacacactcatgcaacccctatcccatcagagatgcaggcttctgaactgagttatgataacaacttgggttgtccttgtcctctttagtccggatgacatggcatcccagttttccaaaaagaactttacATTTTGACTCGTCTGACAACAGAACAGTTTTcaactttgccacagtccattttgtACAGTAttacaacttttttggaatcaggttcatatatatatatatatatatatatatatatatatatatattcagtaatgatgctgaaaattcagcgttgccattacaggaataaattacattttaaaatattacactATAAAATATTCTATACTAAAATAgaaaattacttttttcaaaaacattaacaaatcttacaaaaacataaCAAATCTTACTGatcacaaacttttgaatggtaattttttatcttttatattttaaatatattttaaaccttTGAACGGTAATTTGtatcttttatattttaaatatattttaataagtctttgtttttttactcaaaTATTTTATGCATTATACATGtaattaaaggtagggtaggtaagaattagttaaaaagctttttttccaaatttgtttaaactttctttatatctcaatacataattaaaatgtaagataAATGGTAAAATGTAAGTTAAAATGTActaaaagaaagtataaaaaatgagtgtctgtagacctctcacgactgttttaaagacagctcattattttcattcactccaccttctcccttctgggatCTTTCCAAaaccacgcccccaaaataaatgaacgcgcctcaccgactgctcagctggaagacggCAAGACACATTATTTACCTGAGATGAGTGTAGTGCATGTAGTTACATCATGTCAGAAtaacatgtaataaaaaatctaactttatcagtatgataAAGTAAgtaaataagatgtcttttagtgctcactatcaagctagaataccgatactggtaaagtttaaaatatatgtttgtttgatTCGGTAAtaagctagttatatttataaggcaaagctaaaaacgggAAGCATTGATATATGTTTTTCTAATAatatcagttatactgtgatgaagatgaatttcgtacTGTGTTTTgtatgtaagagtttccatgatgaaagcgtttttgattagtagtagctaaagctaacttaattctaaaaaaagttcctggatgccgTGTACAAACTTAGCTTTTATAGATGCATTTTGTTatcaaaagtaaaattttgcgctattcaacacgacagcgatcaacttgagctaagcatattgagtatttatcatctctactaatggctaagtgtatgacattgtaactttatgctaagtaatgttatgttagctatattaggcagctacatgtgctagtgatacatgcttcatgaaaacataaaccaaaaaaatgtataatcaaaatgaaagattacctgtccagcagaaaaacAGCCAGCAAGGAGTTGTTTTTCAGCCCCTTGAAGTCTCTCAGATCTCCCCATCGTTTGAAAGCCACACCGATATTTAATcgtgtttgatttctttgtttatccaaagacttttttttgcattgtttgccttcgctgtctgcaaaacccggcactgtgaattttgaaggctattgctcttcctaggggtgcgcgcatgtgggcagatcctgtagcgaaagcggtggtagccatggtagcgagagagtgACAGTCCCCCAAGCCAATTacttgtttcgtcccgaacgaaaataatgagcggtgtttattgcagattaaaaagtctagagtcactcgatttttatactctctttttcagagtacttttttttttacttgtataTATTTGGACAAAATTGTTTTAGataattcttacctaccctacctttaaatgaTGGTTTAATTCTATTTGATTTAAGGTGGTTTGTGTTTAATGCCGTTCTTTCCTTTCAGCTACATACACCATGAAGATCAGTGTGGAAAAAGATCTCCGCACCGGTGAGAGTCACATCCTCTCCACGACCACCATCGCACCTCTGGATCGCCAACAACAAGGCATCAAAATCTTTGAAGATGGGCGGAAATCTGTCTACGCCTTGCCACCTGATGGCCAGGACTCCCAGAATGACATGAATGAGATGAGCTCTCTTGAAGTAGAGGAACTTCTGATGAAAGCCTCTGAGAAGAAAGTCCCATCAGATGTGGAATACCATGAACCTGTGTTTTCAAGCCCATTTAGTCAACCTACCACCCCTCAGAGGACAGAAAGAGGTTACATCAGCCTTCATGGCCTTCAGATGCCCAACAAGAACCAGAATCCATTTCAGGCTgaacatttttccaaacaaGAAGCTCTTTACATTCCAACCACTAAAACCAACCAGTATTTGGGAACCAACCAACCAGCTCATTATGGACCATATGCTAACAATGAATACATCGACATAACCAGGATTAGCACAGCATCTTCTCCCATACAAGAGTGTGAGGAACAGCTTCGGATAACTCCAACGGCAGACTCCGGGCTGGGATTCGGGCGGTTTTCCCCTCTGAATCCAAAGGAAGACTCTAGCCTCAACTTTGTGAGCTTCCTCCCACCCGAGGTGGAATCTGGTGAACCTGTTACCATGATCTTCATGGGTTATCAGAATGCTGAATCCGATGAGGAAGATGAAGGAATCCAGGCTGAACTGGTTGTtattagtgatgatgatgaagatccAGAGGAAGCGCCTCTGTCGTACCACCCTCTGGGCTACCGCAGCAAGATCTTCAAACCCAACAGTACAGTGTACCGCTCCGAGATCAGGCCTGGTGCCATAAGAACCTCCAGCTCTGGAAGACACACGTTTGAAAATGAAACTGAAGACCCGATAGCTACAGGTACCATTCGAAGATTGAGGAGACCTTTTGGTTTCTAATAACCTTTCTTAgttctttacatttatttgagttattggtaacactttacaataaggttccatATGTTAAcataagttaaagggatagttcacccaaaatttttaATTCTTTCATAGTTTAAGCCCTGATCACAGAAAGAAACACTAATATTAGCATTCACACCAATCCACAATGCAGTTGTGCTATTAGTTCATAGCTTCCACTAATTGCTTGAGCTCTTTGAAGTAGAAAGGATACTGATTGGCTGTTAATGTCTTTATAATTTATcagatggattttttttatttaaaaaaatgattggaTTCCACAATTCTCATAGTTTACTAGAATGATTATTAAAACATGGGTTCAAACATATAGCGCTGAAACACTATTGTAAGGCATTACAGCATTCTCCCCTAAAAGGGATCGGGCAGATCAAACCGTAAGTTGTAGAGACTTGAAATTTTGAGGAATGGTAGTACCCACCCCGTCTTAAACCGTCAACGAGGCTCGCCCCGATCGGCCTAatggtggcgctacagcaatcaAAAGTATGTAATAGTTCATAACTTCTAAACCGTTTGCCGCAGGCTCAAGTGTCTTACATTAAAATTTCTGGGTATTTTGGATTCAACGCTGtgtcttttgttttttgtaaaagtcatacaggtttggaaggacatgaggttgagtaaaaggatgacagaatattaagttttgagtgaactattccCATTAATGCATGTTATCATGTACATCCATTTATAGCATTA
This DNA window, taken from Pseudorasbora parva isolate DD20220531a chromosome 24, ASM2467924v1, whole genome shotgun sequence, encodes the following:
- the palmdb gene encoding palmdelphin isoform X2; its protein translation is MEEETLLRERLQAITDKRRIREEIEKKRRNIEEEKLKLQYLKKKTLREQWLMDGLSTLSEEEQESVKAQTEDFQQKTKLLQSNIDRIELEIAALETKELDISAKEEILLKQLKEVEKTPEDIIKEVNANILPEPVQYIYTAIPDVPKCYTPTTRRRSVTAGKPETDEEQERKATYTMKISVEKDLRTGESHILSTTTIAPLDRQQQGIKIFEDGRKSVYALPPDGQDSQNDMNEMSSLEVEELLMKASEKKVPSDVEYHEPVFSSPFSQPTTPQRTERGYISLHGLQMPNKNQNPFQAEHFSKQEALYIPTTKTNQYLGTNQPAHYGPYANNEYIDITRISTASSPIQECEEQLRITPTADSGLGFGRFSPLNPKEDSSLNFVSFLPPEVESGEPVTMIFMGYQNAESDEEDEGIQAELVVISDDDEDPEEAPLSYHPLGYRSKIFKPNSTVYRSEIRPGAIRTSSSGRHTFENETEDPIATALPVKCLI